TCCAAACCGGTGAAAAACCTTCAGTGATTGCTCAAAAAGGCGGTTGGGAACCCCCTTTAAAATATGCCGCTTGAATTCACGCCCGTCCAAAAGGATGAAAAACGCCAAAAAGGGTGCCAGAATGAAAAAAGGGAAAAGTTTAAAAGCCCCGAGAAGGGCATTCACAAAAATATTAGGGAGATGTTTATCGATAAAATTATCAAACAAGTTCTTATAACTTTCCGATAATTTATACTTTTCCAAAAAGACAAAACGGTCATCGGCTTTATCCAGGAAATTATAGACCAAGTCATTGGTGCGGTTAACGTATTGACCTAACACCTTTTGAATATCTTCAGTGCCCATAATACTAAATAACATCGGTAATGCAGCAAGGATGATAAGACCCAAAATGACAAAAGGCACAATCACGGCTGCAATCCGGGGCATCCCCCAACCTTCCAACCAATCAACCAATGGGGTGAGGACAACATTGACCACGATAGCGATCACTAATGGCACAACGAGCCACGCCACGTAATTCAGGGAAAAGAAAAAAAGAATCATTGCCACAATGACCCAAAACCAGTGAACCAACGGTGATACTGCGTCAAACTTCATGGGGAACGCTGCATTTTCTTAAATTGTTCAAGAGTAGACCTAAGCCGGGCTGCTGCGAGCTCGGCAAGCCGTGAATAAACTTTAGCCGCAACACGTGGTGCTGTCCTGATTAGGCTCAAGACATCCGGGCGGAATAGTACTAGTAATTTTGTCTGCTCCAAAGCCACTGCCTGTGCCAAACGGTCACGCCCGTCAATCAGAGTCATTTCTCCGAATGTATCCCCGGGAATGAGCTTGTCGATTTCACGGACAACCCCGTGGTCTTCAAATGCTAACTGTACTTTACCTTCGATCACCACATAGAGGCCTAGCCCCTCATCACCTTGTTCAAAAATAATTTCTTTGGATTTATAGTTTCTTTCATGGGCGATCATCTCCAAGCGACGCCACTCAAGAAAAGTGAGATCCTGAAAAACAGGACAATTTTTCATGATGCGGTAAAGAACCCTGACTCTGCGAAAACGCGAAAACATACCTGAAGGATTTAACAGGCAGTCAGAAAATGAAAAGCCTCTTTTTAGAAAAGACTTAAGATTGGTTATATTCTATTTTTACGTAAAAAGTCGAAATTAGGGTTTCGAATACCCATTCGGATTTTTTACGTGCCATTTCCAAGCACTCCCGATAATCGCATCCAAATTGTCAAACTTTGGTTTCCATCCCAGTTTTTCACGGGCTTTGAGGGCACTGGCGACCAGGCGGGGGGGATCTCCGGCCCTGCGAGGGCTTTCAATGACTTTAATCTTTTTGTCGGAAACCTTTTCGCAGGTCTGAATGACTTCTTTGACACTGCTCCCCTTCTCCGTCCCAAGGTTAAAACAATCACTCTCAGGGTAATCCAAGGCCAAACGGTGGGCCTGATATAGATCCACGATATGGATATAATCTCGGATACAAGTCCCGTCTGGGGTCTCATAATCATTCCCGAAGACTTCGACATGATCTTTCTGGCCTAGGGCTACCCTCAGCACATTCGGGATTAAATGGGTCTCGATCTTGTGGTCTTCCCCATATTTTTCGCTCGCCCCCGCCGCATTAAAATAACGCAAGTTCACATGTTTCATGCCATGTAATTTATCGAACCATGCCAAGACCTTCTCGAACATCAGCTTCGACTCGCCATAAGGGTTAATGGGTCTTTGAGGCAGGGTCTCGTCCATGGGCATCCGTTCCGGCACCCCGTAAGTCGCACAGGTCGAGGAAAAGACGAATTTCTTGACCCCGGCATTTACGGCCGCTTCGAGGAGGTTTACCGCGTTGCCGACATTATTGCGGAAATACTTTGCGGGATTAGTCATCGATTCGCCAACGAGGGCATTGGCAGCAAAATGCATGACGGCCTTCGGCTTGTATTCATTCATGGCCCCCGCAATTTGCTCCATGACACCAAAGTCACCCTCATAAAATTTCGCCCGGGGATCCACCGCCGCGCGATGGCCCTCAGAGAGATTGTCAAAAACGGCTACTTCGAGCCCTTCATTGAGCATTTGTTCCACACAGATACTGCCGATATAACCGGCCCCGCCAGTGACGAATACTTTCATAGGCGGTTATTCCACAGAAATGCGGCCCTTTTGCCAAGCAATTTGCGTCAGGCTCCCATTTCTTTTTTTAATGTTTCCATGAAGTATTTGATATTCACCCAAGGCACATTGGGCGGGATCAAGTGATCGAACCCCGCCAGATATCCTCCACGGGCAAAGAGGCGGACTGCTTTATCGATTTCTTTATTCATCGCGGCTTTGTCCTTTGTGAGGGCATTTTTGTCCAGTCCCCCGATCAACCCGAGTTTCGGATATTTTATCCCGTACTCCTCGACGTCACTCCCCGCTTGCGCTTCAAACGGGAAAAAGGCATTTACCCCGTGTTTGGTGACCACATCGACAATCATGTCCACCTTCCCGTCAGAATCCACACAAATAACTGGAATGTCGTTGGCTTTGGCAAACTCGTGTATCCGGTCGTAATGCGGCATCATGAATCGTTCCATCATCCGCCCCGAGATCAATGAACCATTTTTTCCGGCCATATCCTCCCAGATATGGATCATGTCGACTTTGACCATTTTTATCGCATCCTGATAAATTTCCAGCCACAAATCCGTCAGCGTCGTCATAATATCTTCAATCCACTCAGGATCATCCCCGAGGGTGTACATGAATTGCTCGACCCCGATTAAATCACGCACTGTTCCAAAGACACCCCATGGAAAATGCCCCAACTGGACAGGTGCATCCGTGGTTTTCATCCTCTGGACAAATTCCGCCATCCGCGCGAGTCGGTCTATAATGGGTCCCTTGAGCCTTTCAGCCTTATACTTATCCCAGTCCTCCTTACTTTTAATCGGGTAATCAAGAAATTCCGGCATGGAATGTCCGTCAATGCGGTTACGCATTTTAATCCCACGCCAATCAATGGACACGACATGTTCCTCATCACGGCTGATCTCTTCATATCCAAAATGCGGCCATGCTCCCATATCCATGGGTGCTTCCTGCCAACCATCTGATATCCCGAAATACCGAGCCATATCAAAATCCTGAATTCCGGATTCTTCCTTCCAGCGCCTCGTAGTATCTCCCCATGGGGCCCAGCCTAACCACCAGACAAAAGGCGGTTTATCCGTGGGTTCACACAGGAGCGTTTTAATAATCCGCTCGCGATTGGTTAGAGTACCTATCGTTTGTTTTTTTGCCGATTCCTGAGTGGGTGTCATACGTATAATCGTATCTTGTTATGTCCAAATAAGAATGGATAGAATCGTCATTTAAATGCAAAAAACCGTGAATAATCAGGACTTTTTTACACTTTTTTTTCATTTTTTGGCATTGTATCAGGCCACCGTGTCCGTTATTTTCTCCGAACCGTATGTCCATTACCACATCCTACAAACAAGCCTTTTTTGCCACTTGGGTGGGGATTCTTGTAAATTTATTGATCTCCGTATTAAAACTCACCGGCGGAGTCATCGGTCACAGTTCAGCTTTGATCGCTGACGGGTTAGAATCCCTCTCGGACATTGGCTCCTCCCTTGTCCTGCTCGTGGCTCTCAAAATCGCCCAACGCCCGGCTGACCCCAATCATCCTTATGGCCACGGTAAAGCTGAAAGTCTCGGCTCTGTACTTGTCGCCATGACATTAATGATTGTGTCCATCATGATTATCTGGAGTGGGATTCACCAGATTATTTCCAAGGACTACTCAGTTCCGTCCTTCATCGCCCTTTGGATCGCGGTTGTATCCATTATTGCCAAAGAAGCCCTGTACCAATACAAAGCCCGCCTGGCCCGCAGGATCAATAGTTCATCCCTCATGGCCGAGGCTTGGCACCACCGTTCCGATGCGATCTCCTCATTAGCCACAGTCGCCGCCATCGGGGCTGCAATGTACTGGGGCCAGCAATTTGCCTGGATCGATCCTGTCGCCGCGATTTTGATCGGGTTGATCATCGCCTTTATCGGCGTGAAGACTTTTATTTCCACAGCCGGGGAACTCATGGATGAACAAGCCTCCCCCGTGCTCATTGAGAGAATCCGGGCGATTGCCTCCACCGAAAAAGGGGTCTTGGCCGTCGAGAAAATCCGGGTACGCAAATCAGGGGTCACCTATCAAATCGATCTCCATTTGGAGGTCGCCCCCGAAATGCCCGTAATCGAAAGCCATGACATCGGACACCTGGTCCAACGTAATTTAGTCAAGCAACTCGACGGAGTCACCTCCGTTCTCGTCCATGTGGAGCCATTCCGCCCAGGCCACCAACCAGTCGAGTTATTTTAAAAAAATATGCCACTCGAAGAAGACCATCACAAAGGTAAAAACACGGAAAACCATCACGACGGGTCTTTTCGTAAGAATGTTGCTGCCGTTATCCTGAATTCAAAAGGTAAAATCCTGATTGCTGCCCGTCTGGACTATCCGTCGAGTTGGCAATTCCCCCAAGGCGGTGTCGACAAAGGAGAAACTGAAGAAGAAGCCATCATGCGTGAGGTAAGTGAGGAAACCGGCATTT
This Verrucomicrobiota bacterium DNA region includes the following protein-coding sequences:
- a CDS encoding AI-2E family transporter; its protein translation is MKFDAVSPLVHWFWVIVAMILFFFSLNYVAWLVVPLVIAIVVNVVLTPLVDWLEGWGMPRIAAVIVPFVILGLIILAALPMLFSIMGTEDIQKVLGQYVNRTNDLVYNFLDKADDRFVFLEKYKLSESYKNLFDNFIDKHLPNIFVNALLGAFKLFPFFILAPFLAFFILLDGREFKRHILKGVPNRLFEQSLKVFHRFGEQVTRFLRGLFMESFFVGLMASIGLYLLGVPNYLLLGLLTGSLNVVPYLGPATAGILAFIVSTMNINESAILISLFHFSPQLVPLLVVILYVLVRIVDDVLIIPSVMGETLDMHPVVVVVALFSGGEIAGVLGLLLALPVVGVVHVTLKLLVPMLRIRLTREGKLASENYWEADGAQKD
- a CDS encoding cyclic nucleotide-binding domain-containing protein is translated as MFSRFRRVRVLYRIMKNCPVFQDLTFLEWRRLEMIAHERNYKSKEIIFEQGDEGLGLYVVIEGKVQLAFEDHGVVREIDKLIPGDTFGEMTLIDGRDRLAQAVALEQTKLLVLFRPDVLSLIRTAPRVAAKVYSRLAELAAARLRSTLEQFKKMQRSP
- the galE gene encoding UDP-glucose 4-epimerase GalE, with the translated sequence MKVFVTGGAGYIGSICVEQMLNEGLEVAVFDNLSEGHRAAVDPRAKFYEGDFGVMEQIAGAMNEYKPKAVMHFAANALVGESMTNPAKYFRNNVGNAVNLLEAAVNAGVKKFVFSSTCATYGVPERMPMDETLPQRPINPYGESKLMFEKVLAWFDKLHGMKHVNLRYFNAAGASEKYGEDHKIETHLIPNVLRVALGQKDHVEVFGNDYETPDGTCIRDYIHIVDLYQAHRLALDYPESDCFNLGTEKGSSVKEVIQTCEKVSDKKIKVIESPRRAGDPPRLVASALKAREKLGWKPKFDNLDAIIGSAWKWHVKNPNGYSKP
- a CDS encoding uroporphyrinogen decarboxylase family protein, with translation MTPTQESAKKQTIGTLTNRERIIKTLLCEPTDKPPFVWWLGWAPWGDTTRRWKEESGIQDFDMARYFGISDGWQEAPMDMGAWPHFGYEEISRDEEHVVSIDWRGIKMRNRIDGHSMPEFLDYPIKSKEDWDKYKAERLKGPIIDRLARMAEFVQRMKTTDAPVQLGHFPWGVFGTVRDLIGVEQFMYTLGDDPEWIEDIMTTLTDLWLEIYQDAIKMVKVDMIHIWEDMAGKNGSLISGRMMERFMMPHYDRIHEFAKANDIPVICVDSDGKVDMIVDVVTKHGVNAFFPFEAQAGSDVEEYGIKYPKLGLIGGLDKNALTKDKAAMNKEIDKAVRLFARGGYLAGFDHLIPPNVPWVNIKYFMETLKKEMGA
- a CDS encoding cation diffusion facilitator family transporter, which produces MSITTSYKQAFFATWVGILVNLLISVLKLTGGVIGHSSALIADGLESLSDIGSSLVLLVALKIAQRPADPNHPYGHGKAESLGSVLVAMTLMIVSIMIIWSGIHQIISKDYSVPSFIALWIAVVSIIAKEALYQYKARLARRINSSSLMAEAWHHRSDAISSLATVAAIGAAMYWGQQFAWIDPVAAILIGLIIAFIGVKTFISTAGELMDEQASPVLIERIRAIASTEKGVLAVEKIRVRKSGVTYQIDLHLEVAPEMPVIESHDIGHLVQRNLVKQLDGVTSVLVHVEPFRPGHQPVELF